The following is a genomic window from Campylobacter lari subsp. lari.
TGCATTTTTTTGAGTTTAAAATGCATGCAATTAATCTATCAATACCTTTTGTGTTTTATTGTATTTATTTAATTTTATCCTTAATCGCTATATTTAATAAATACTTAGCTCTTTTTGTAGTTTCTCTTGGGCTTATTCCCTTTATTTTCTTGATTTAAAAGCAAATAAGCCTTTAATCCCAAAAGATAAATAATCCAAGAAATATAAATCCACAAAAAGAAAAATAATATTACAGAAAAAGAACCATATACATTTAAATAAGTTTTATTATATACAGCATAATACACAAAAATCATCTTAGAAATATACCAAATTACAGAAGCACCAAAAGAACTAATAAGTAAGGCTTTTAAATCACCTTTTTTGCTTACTGAACTTGAATAAGATACAAAAAACAATGCCCATATAATCACATAAGGTAAAATTTCAAAAAAATTTAAAGCAATATTAAAATCATCTAAGGTTTTTTGTATAAAACCTGAAATATAAAAACTCACACCAAGTCCAAGTGGAGTTAAAGTTGCTAGCGTCCAATAAGAACTTATACTATGCCAAAGATTTTTAGAATCTTCTTCTAAAAGCTTATTAATCACATAATCATAACCTGAAAAAAAAGCCAAAGAAGTCAAGGCCATAGCTAAAAGTCCTATAAGTCCTAAATTTACGCTGTTTTTTAAAAAGGTATTGATGTATTGTATGATTAATTCTTGTTGAGTTGGGATTAAAAAAGTAAAAATTAAATTTTTAATTCTTTCTTGATACATTTCAAAACTTGGAATTTGAGTAAAAACCCAAAAACACAAAAACAAAAGTGGTATTAAAGATAAGATAGTATAAAAACTCAAAGCCGCAGCATAATTTAAAATTTCTTTATCTCTTAAAGCTAAAAGAATTTTAAATAAGTTTTTAAAACTCATCAAAGTCCCATTTTGAAAGGATTGAGTATATTATTTGGATCAAATGCTTTTTTGATATTTCTCATTAAGTCCATTTCAGCTTCGCTAAAAGCAAGTTTCATAAAAGGAGCTTTTGAAATGCCTATGCCATGCTCTCCGCTTAAAGTCCCACCTAAAGAGACTGTAAGCTTAAACACCTCTTCCACAGCCTCGTAACCCTTTTTAACTAATTCAGGATTGTTTTTATCACTGACCATTACATTAGTATGCACATTCCCATCACCAGTATGACCAAAACAAGGGATTTTAAAACCATATTTCTTAGAAATTTCAGCTATGCCTTTTAAAAGCTCAGGCAGTTTTGAACGCGGTACTGTAATATCTTCATTAAGTTTTAAATTTCCATACATTGCTATACTTTGAGAACAATTTCTTCTAGCAAACCAAATATCAGCTGCTTCTTGTTCATCTTTTGCTATTTTAAACTCTCTTACACCAGATTCATAAAAACTCTCTTGCAAGATTTTTAAATCTGCTTCAATAGCTTCTTCTACATTACCATCTACATCAGCGATTAAAATCGCACCCGCGTCTATAGGTAAGCCTTTTTGGAATTTTTGCTCTAATGCTTGTATGCTTAATTGATCTAAAAATTCCATAGATACAGGGGTTACACCTTTAGCTAAAGTTTTATAAACTGCATTCATCGCCTCATCAATGCTGTTAAAAATCCCCATAGCTGTCTTTTTAAACTTTGGTAAAGCAACTAGTTTTAAAGTAATCTCACTAAGTACAGCCAAAGATCCCTCGCTTGCTATTAAAATTCCAGCTAGGTTATAACCCGCTACATCTTTTATGGTTTTTTTACCCGCTCTAATGATTTCTCCATTAGGCAAAACAGCTCTTAGAGCCATTACATAATCTTTAGTAATGCCATATTTTGCAGCCCTCATGCCCCCTGCATTTTCACTTACATTTCCCCCCAAAGAAGAATACTCCATACTAGCAGGATCAGGCGGATAAAATAAGCCATATTCTTTTACTTTTTCTTGTAAAGCCACATTTATCACACCAGGCTGCACTACTGCGACTAAATTTTCAAGATCAATTTCTAAAATTTTATTCATATGTTTTTCAAAGCTTAGCACCACTCCGCCATTAATAGCTAAGCTTCCACCAGTAAATCCACTACCTGAGCCCCTAGGAATGACGATGATTTTATTTTCATTGCAGTATTTTAGAATTTGACTAATATCATTTTCATCTCTTGGAAAAAGCACTCCATCAGGCAAATAATGCTTTTTAGTAGCATCATAACTATATGCTCTTTTGTGAATGGGATCAAAATGCGCATTTTCAACCCCTAAAAGATCTTGAAAAAATTTTTGATGAATTTCTTGCATTATTTTTCTCTAGTTAAGCTAATTAATTTTTCATAATATACATAATAATTTCCAATAGCCTCATCATTTAAGCTAAAAATATCACTTTTATAACCTGTAATTCTTGAATAAAATGGAACCTGTAAACTTTGAGCTTGCGGTATGTTAAATTCTTTTATCTTGCCAAAGTCTTGACAATCAACTATCTCAGCTTTATTTTCTAAAGCTACTACTAAAAGCCCAACGGCATTTTTTGAACAAAAAGATCTAAAATCTGATCTTCTTGGGGTTTGGCGGTATTCTTGTATCATATGTGCGCCAAATAAATCAGGATGTAAAAAATAAAGTCCATTTAATTTTTGTGCTATAAAATCATACACATTTTTATCAGGAGCTATAATCAAAGCTCTATCGTATAAATAATTTAAAACTATTTTATCCCCTACTTGTGGTAATACATTTGGTAAAGGCATGGCATCTTGAGCTAGCATATCAAAAACTTTAAATTGTAATTTAACTAAACCATCTTCACGCCCTATCACACTAGCTCTTGCAATGATAGATTTTTGTGTATCAATTTCATGTACAACTATACCACTTGAGTGCAATAAAATCCTAGGATCATCTTTTATATAACCATAAATATCATCTACTTTTTCAAGTTTTGTTTGTATTAAATCAAAATTTTTAGCTTGCAAAAATGCTAAAAAACAACAAAGTATTAAGATAATTCTTGACAATTTATACTCCTTAAAAAAGTGTAAAAAATAAATTATATTGTTTTTTCCTTACAAAATTGTAAGAAAAATTAAGTAAAATACAAATTTATGTTTAAATTTTAGAAGGCTTTGGGTTATCATGAAAAAAATTTTCATATCTTTACTTATATCCATAAAACTTTTTGCTATTTCAAGCGTTGAAGAACTTTCTTGGGAAAATGGCAAAACTTTACTTGATTTTTTGCAAGATCATTCTATACCACTTAATTTATATTACAATCTTGATGGAGAAGATAAAGAACTAAGCGCAGAAATTGCAAGTGGCATTAAATACCAAATGCTAAAAGATGAGCAAGGAGAACTTGAGCAAGTTTTAATCCCAATTAGCGATGATTTACAAATTCATATTTACAAAAATATAGAAAATAAATTCGTATTGAGTTTTACCCCTATTTCTTATACTAAAGAAAAAAGAACTATCCGTGTAGCTATTAACAACTCAGCTTATCAAGATGTTTATGATGAAAGTGGCAGTGTAACCTTAGCAAGAGCCATGGTAAGAGCTTTTAAAAATAGTGTTAATTTTAAAAATGTCAGAAAAGGCGATAGTGTAGTATTAATTTATGAGCAAAAAAGAAGACTAGGAAGACTTTTTGGCGATATTAGTATCCAAGCAGCTTTAGCTAATATTAGAGGTAAAGAATATTCTGTATTTTTATATAAAGATTCTTATTATAATGCCCAAGGAAAAGAACTTGAAAATTTCTTTTTAACCAAACCTGTTAAATACACAAGAATTTCAGATCGCTTTACTAGAGCAAGATATCATCCTATATTAAAACGATATAGAGCGCATTTGGGTATTGACTATGCTGCTCCAACGGGCACTCCGGTTAAAAGTGCAGGAGATGGAACAATTAGCTTTGTTGGAACAAAAGGTGGTTATGGTAAGGTTGTGCAAGTAAAACATGTATCAGGCTATATGACTTTATATGCTCATCTTAGTCGTTTTGCTAAAATCAAACGCGGACAAAAAGTTAAACAAGGCCAAGTGATTGCTTATGTAGGCTCTACTGGTATGAGTACTGGACCGCATTTGCATTTTGGACTTTATCTAAATAACAAAGCAATTAATCCTGAAACCATAGTGAAAATTCCAAAATCAAGCCTAAGCGGTAAAAATAAAGAGGAATTTTTAAAAATGGCAAAAGAGTATGAAAATCGCTTGCAAAGCATTGATGAAAACTATAAAAATCCACCAAAAGAACAAAATATAGAAAATTCTATGGAGCTTTGAGATGATGAATGATTTTTTAGAAGCA
Proteins encoded in this region:
- a CDS encoding YihY/virulence factor BrkB family protein translates to MSFKNLFKILLALRDKEILNYAAALSFYTILSLIPLLFLCFWVFTQIPSFEMYQERIKNLIFTFLIPTQQELIIQYINTFLKNSVNLGLIGLLAMALTSLAFFSGYDYVINKLLEEDSKNLWHSISSYWTLATLTPLGLGVSFYISGFIQKTLDDFNIALNFFEILPYVIIWALFFVSYSSSVSKKGDLKALLISSFGASVIWYISKMIFVYYAVYNKTYLNVYGSFSVILFFFLWIYISWIIYLLGLKAYLLLNQENKGNKPKRNYKKS
- a CDS encoding FAD-linked oxidase C-terminal domain-containing protein, whose protein sequence is MQEIHQKFFQDLLGVENAHFDPIHKRAYSYDATKKHYLPDGVLFPRDENDISQILKYCNENKIIVIPRGSGSGFTGGSLAINGGVVLSFEKHMNKILEIDLENLVAVVQPGVINVALQEKVKEYGLFYPPDPASMEYSSLGGNVSENAGGMRAAKYGITKDYVMALRAVLPNGEIIRAGKKTIKDVAGYNLAGILIASEGSLAVLSEITLKLVALPKFKKTAMGIFNSIDEAMNAVYKTLAKGVTPVSMEFLDQLSIQALEQKFQKGLPIDAGAILIADVDGNVEEAIEADLKILQESFYESGVREFKIAKDEQEAADIWFARRNCSQSIAMYGNLKLNEDITVPRSKLPELLKGIAEISKKYGFKIPCFGHTGDGNVHTNVMVSDKNNPELVKKGYEAVEEVFKLTVSLGGTLSGEHGIGISKAPFMKLAFSEAEMDLMRNIKKAFDPNNILNPFKMGL
- a CDS encoding peptidoglycan DD-metalloendopeptidase family protein, coding for MKKIFISLLISIKLFAISSVEELSWENGKTLLDFLQDHSIPLNLYYNLDGEDKELSAEIASGIKYQMLKDEQGELEQVLIPISDDLQIHIYKNIENKFVLSFTPISYTKEKRTIRVAINNSAYQDVYDESGSVTLARAMVRAFKNSVNFKNVRKGDSVVLIYEQKRRLGRLFGDISIQAALANIRGKEYSVFLYKDSYYNAQGKELENFFLTKPVKYTRISDRFTRARYHPILKRYRAHLGIDYAAPTGTPVKSAGDGTISFVGTKGGYGKVVQVKHVSGYMTLYAHLSRFAKIKRGQKVKQGQVIAYVGSTGMSTGPHLHFGLYLNNKAINPETIVKIPKSSLSGKNKEEFLKMAKEYENRLQSIDENYKNPPKEQNIENSMEL
- a CDS encoding plasminogen-binding N-terminal domain-containing protein, which codes for MILILCCFLAFLQAKNFDLIQTKLEKVDDIYGYIKDDPRILLHSSGIVVHEIDTQKSIIARASVIGREDGLVKLQFKVFDMLAQDAMPLPNVLPQVGDKIVLNYLYDRALIIAPDKNVYDFIAQKLNGLYFLHPDLFGAHMIQEYRQTPRRSDFRSFCSKNAVGLLVVALENKAEIVDCQDFGKIKEFNIPQAQSLQVPFYSRITGYKSDIFSLNDEAIGNYYVYYEKLISLTREK